One Pyrus communis chromosome 13, drPyrComm1.1, whole genome shotgun sequence genomic window carries:
- the LOC137714005 gene encoding protein ROH1A, which translates to MGATDNQGSFLNRISIRRNQVVSMDGNHEQELEDLEHFQKHVADRFSDLLSPPEDCPSDPILSIAWVRKLLDVFLCCEAEFKAVLLMGRDPSQISKAPLDRLVPEFLDRVVKALDICNAVSHGIESVRHFQKLAEIAVSALEQRPLGDGQVRRAKRALHSLVTGMAVEDKEGGGNKATERTWSFGRRQGVSAPSKDRAVGHFRALSWGMSKGWSAAKQIQAMSSNLVAPKGNEASGLAQPVYIMSTIMVFVMWMLVAAIPCQERTGLMTHLPVPRNLSWPQSMIGIQEKIAEEWKKKEKKGSAGLLEEMQRMEKLGQSLIEFSDSFQFPAEAEKLEEVAAQVAELVESCRRMEEGLVPLQMQIRELFHRVVRSRTEVLEVLDQGGKPSAPIM; encoded by the coding sequence ATGGGCGCAACAGATAATCAGGGTTCGTTTCTGAACCGAATCAGCATCCGACGAAACCAGGTGGTTTCCATGGACGGAAACCACGAACAGGAGCTCGAAGACCTCGAACACTTCCAGAAGCACGTGGCGGATCGCTTCTCCGACCTCCTATCTCCGCCGGAGGACTGCCCGTCCGACCCAATTTTATCCATCGCTTGGGTCCGGAAGCTCCTCGACGTCTTCCTTTGCTGCGAGGCCGAGTTCAAGGCCGTTCTGCTGATGGGTCGGGACCCATCACAGATTTCCAAGGCACCACTCGACCGGCTTGTCCCTGAGTTCTTGGACCGCGTTGTCAAAGCTCTGGACATTTGCAACGCGGTCTCCCACGGGATCGAGTCGGTCAGGCATTTTCAGAAGCTGGCCGAGATTGCAGTCTCTGCTTTGGAACAGAGGCCGCTTGGGGATGGCCAGGTTCGGAGGGCTAAGAGGGCGTTGCATTCGCTGGTGACAGGGATGGCGGTGGAGGACAAGGAAGGAGGTGGAAACAAAGCCACAGAGAGAACCTGGTCTTTCGGCCGCAGACAGGGCGTTTCCGCCCCGAGTAAAGACCGAGCTGTCGGGCATTTTCGGGCCTTGTCGTGGGGTATGTCTAAAGGCTGGTCCGCCGCAAAGCAAATTCAAGCGATGTCGAGCAATTTGGTGGCGCCGAAAGGCAATGAGGCCTCCGGATTGGCTCAGCCAGTTTATATAATGAGCACGATTATGGTGTTTGTGATGTGGATGTTGGTGGCGGCAATTCCGTGTCAAGAGAGGACCGGGTTGATGACTCACCTTCCGGTTCCAAGGAACTTGTCTTGGCCGCAGTCCATGATCGGGATTCAGGAGAAGATCGCCGAGGagtggaagaagaaagagaagaaggggTCCGCTGGTTTGCTTGAGGAGATGCAGAGGATGGAGAAATTGGGGCAGTCTTTGATTGAATTTTCGGACTCGTTTCAGTTCCCCGCAGAGGCAGAGAAGCTGGAGGAGGTGGCCGCGCAGGTGGCAGAGCTGGTGGAGAGCTGTAGGAGGATGGAGGAGGGTTTGGTGCCTTTGCAGATGCAAATCAGAGAGTTGTTTCATAGGGTGGTGAGGAGCAGGACTGAGGTGCTTGAGGTGTTGGACCAAGGCGGTAAACCCTCAGCGCCCATCATGTAA